One Myotis daubentonii chromosome 3, mMyoDau2.1, whole genome shotgun sequence genomic window carries:
- the FAM131A gene encoding protein FAM131A isoform X2 → MLPKSRRALTIQEIAALARSSLHGISQVVKDHVTKPTAMAQGRVAHLIEWKGWSKPSDSPAALESAFSSYSDLSEGEQEARFAAGVAEQFAIAEAKLRAWSSVDGEDSTDESYDEDFAGGTDSDMAGQLPLGPHLQDLFTGHRFSRPVRQGSVEPESDCSQTVSPETLCSSLCSLEDGLLGSPAHLASQLLGEELLLAKLPPSRESAFRSLGPLEAQDSPYNSPVTESCLSPAEVEPAPCEDCQPLCPPVGSWERQRQASDVASSGVVSLEEDEVEPEEQ, encoded by the exons ATGCTGCCCAAGTCCCGGAGAGCCCTAACTATCCAGGAGATCGCTGCACTGGCCAGATCCTCCCTGCATG GTATTTCCCAGGTGGTGAAGGACCACGTGACCAAGCCCACTGCCATGGCCCAGGGTCGTGTGGCTCACCTTATTGAATGGAAGGGCTGGAGCAAGCCAAGCGACTCTCCTGCTGCCCTGGAATCAGCCTTTTCCTCCTACTCGGATCTCAGTGAGGGTGAGCAAGAGGCTCGCTTTGCGGCAG GAGTGGCTGAGCAGTTTGCCATTGCAGAAGCCAAGCTCCGGGCATGGTCCTCAGTGGATGGTGAGGACTCGACCGATGAATCCTATGATGAGGACTTTGCTGGGGGAACTGACTCAG ACatggctgggcagctgcccctGGGACCCCACCTCCAGGACCTCTTCACTGGCCACCGATTTTCCCGGCCTGTGCGCCAGGGCTCCGTGGAGCCTGAGAGCGACTGCTCGCAGACAGTGTCCCCAGAGACCCTGTGCTCTAGTCTGTGCAGCCTGGAGGACGGGTTGCTGGGCTCCCCGGCCCACCTGGCCTCCCAGCTGCTGGGTGAAGAGCTGCTTCTTGCCAAACTGCCCCCCAGCCGGGAAAGTGCCTTCCGCAGCCTGGGCCCCTTGGAGGCCCAGGACTCGCCCTACAACTCGCCCGTCACGGAGTCCTGCCTTTCCCCCGCCGAGGTGGAGCCAGCCCCCTGCGAGGACTGCCAGCCGCTCTGCCCACCGGTGGGCAGCTGGGAACGCCAGCGGCAAGCCTCTGACGTGGCTTCTTCTGGGGTGGTGTCCTTAGAGGAGGATGAGGTGGAGCCAGAGGAACAGTGA
- the FAM131A gene encoding protein FAM131A isoform X1, whose protein sequence is MPMISVLGKMFLWQREGPGGRWTCQTSRRVASDPAWAVEWIELPRGLSLSSLGSARTLRGWSRSSRPSSSSVDSQDLPEVNVGDTVAMLPKSRRALTIQEIAALARSSLHGISQVVKDHVTKPTAMAQGRVAHLIEWKGWSKPSDSPAALESAFSSYSDLSEGEQEARFAAGVAEQFAIAEAKLRAWSSVDGEDSTDESYDEDFAGGTDSDMAGQLPLGPHLQDLFTGHRFSRPVRQGSVEPESDCSQTVSPETLCSSLCSLEDGLLGSPAHLASQLLGEELLLAKLPPSRESAFRSLGPLEAQDSPYNSPVTESCLSPAEVEPAPCEDCQPLCPPVGSWERQRQASDVASSGVVSLEEDEVEPEEQ, encoded by the exons ATGCCTATGATTTCTGTGCTGGGCAAAATGTTTCTTTGGCAGCGTGAAGGGCCTGGAGGACGATGGACTTGTCAGACAAGTCGCAGAG TGGCCTCGGACCCCGCGTGGGCTGTGGAGTGGATCGAACTTCCTcggggcctctctctctcttccttgggATCTGCTCGTACCCTCCGAGGCTGGAGCCGGTCCTCgcgcccttcctcttcctccgtGGACAGTCAGGACTTGCCAGAG GTGAATGTTGGAGACACTGTCGCGATGCTGCCCAAGTCCCGGAGAGCCCTAACTATCCAGGAGATCGCTGCACTGGCCAGATCCTCCCTGCATG GTATTTCCCAGGTGGTGAAGGACCACGTGACCAAGCCCACTGCCATGGCCCAGGGTCGTGTGGCTCACCTTATTGAATGGAAGGGCTGGAGCAAGCCAAGCGACTCTCCTGCTGCCCTGGAATCAGCCTTTTCCTCCTACTCGGATCTCAGTGAGGGTGAGCAAGAGGCTCGCTTTGCGGCAG GAGTGGCTGAGCAGTTTGCCATTGCAGAAGCCAAGCTCCGGGCATGGTCCTCAGTGGATGGTGAGGACTCGACCGATGAATCCTATGATGAGGACTTTGCTGGGGGAACTGACTCAG ACatggctgggcagctgcccctGGGACCCCACCTCCAGGACCTCTTCACTGGCCACCGATTTTCCCGGCCTGTGCGCCAGGGCTCCGTGGAGCCTGAGAGCGACTGCTCGCAGACAGTGTCCCCAGAGACCCTGTGCTCTAGTCTGTGCAGCCTGGAGGACGGGTTGCTGGGCTCCCCGGCCCACCTGGCCTCCCAGCTGCTGGGTGAAGAGCTGCTTCTTGCCAAACTGCCCCCCAGCCGGGAAAGTGCCTTCCGCAGCCTGGGCCCCTTGGAGGCCCAGGACTCGCCCTACAACTCGCCCGTCACGGAGTCCTGCCTTTCCCCCGCCGAGGTGGAGCCAGCCCCCTGCGAGGACTGCCAGCCGCTCTGCCCACCGGTGGGCAGCTGGGAACGCCAGCGGCAAGCCTCTGACGTGGCTTCTTCTGGGGTGGTGTCCTTAGAGGAGGATGAGGTGGAGCCAGAGGAACAGTGA